The Pseudomonas eucalypticola genome has a window encoding:
- the rpsJ gene encoding 30S ribosomal protein S10: MQNQQIRIRLKAFDHRLIDQSTQEIVETAKRTGAQVRGPIPLPTRKERFTVLVSPHVNKDARDQYEIRTHKRVLDIVQPTDKTVDALMKLDLAAGVEVQISLG, encoded by the coding sequence ATGCAAAATCAGCAAATCCGTATCAGGTTGAAGGCTTTTGACCATCGCCTGATCGACCAATCCACCCAGGAAATCGTGGAAACCGCGAAACGTACTGGTGCTCAAGTGCGTGGTCCAATTCCACTGCCTACCCGCAAAGAGCGGTTCACCGTTCTGGTCTCCCCGCACGTCAACAAAGACGCGCGTGACCAGTACGAGATCCGTACTCATAAGCGCGTTCTGGACATCGTCCAGCCAACGGATAAAACCGTTGATGCGCTGATGAAGCTCGATCTCGCGGCAGGTGTGGAAGTGCAGATCAGCCTCGGCTAA
- the tuf gene encoding elongation factor Tu, producing the protein MAKEKFDRSLPHVNVGTIGHVDHGKTTLTAALTRVCSEVFGSAVVEFDKIDSAPEEKARGITINTAHVEYNSNIRHYAHVDCPGHADYVKNMITGAAQMDGAILVCSAADGPMPQTREHILLSRQVGVPYIVVFLNKADLVDDAELLELVEMEVRDLLSTYDFPGDDTPIIIGSARMALEGKDDNEMGTTAVKKLVETLDSYIPEPERAIDKPFLMPIEDVFSISGRGTVVTGRIERGIVRVQDALEIVGLRDTTTTTCTGVEMFRKLLDEGRAGENCGVLLRGTKRDDVERGQVLVKPGSVKPHTKFTAEVYVLSKEEGGRHTPFFKGYRPQFYFRTTDVTGNCELPEGVEMVMPGDNIQMTVTLIKTIAMEDGLRFAIREGGRTVGAGVVAKIIE; encoded by the coding sequence GTGGCTAAAGAAAAATTTGATCGTTCCCTACCTCACGTAAACGTCGGCACCATCGGCCACGTTGACCACGGTAAAACCACTCTGACCGCTGCTCTGACTCGCGTCTGCTCCGAAGTTTTCGGTTCGGCCGTTGTTGAGTTCGACAAGATCGACTCGGCTCCAGAAGAAAAAGCTCGTGGTATCACCATCAACACCGCGCACGTCGAGTACAACTCGAACATTCGTCACTACGCTCACGTTGACTGCCCAGGTCACGCTGACTACGTGAAGAACATGATCACCGGTGCTGCCCAGATGGACGGCGCGATCCTGGTTTGCTCGGCCGCCGATGGTCCGATGCCACAAACCCGTGAGCACATCCTGCTGTCCCGTCAGGTAGGCGTTCCGTACATCGTGGTCTTCCTGAACAAGGCTGACCTGGTAGACGACGCTGAGCTGCTGGAACTGGTCGAGATGGAAGTTCGCGACCTGCTGTCCACCTACGACTTCCCAGGCGACGACACTCCGATCATCATCGGTTCGGCTCGTATGGCGCTGGAAGGCAAAGACGACAACGAAATGGGCACCACCGCTGTCAAGAAGCTGGTTGAGACTCTGGACAGCTACATCCCAGAGCCTGAGCGCGCTATCGACAAGCCGTTCCTGATGCCAATCGAAGACGTATTCTCGATCTCGGGTCGTGGTACCGTTGTTACCGGTCGTATCGAGCGTGGTATCGTCCGCGTTCAGGACGCCCTGGAAATCGTTGGTCTGCGTGACACCACCACCACCACCTGCACCGGTGTTGAGATGTTCCGCAAGCTGCTGGACGAAGGTCGTGCTGGCGAGAACTGCGGCGTTCTGCTGCGTGGTACCAAGCGTGACGACGTTGAGCGTGGCCAGGTTCTGGTCAAGCCAGGTTCGGTCAAGCCGCACACCAAGTTCACCGCAGAAGTCTACGTTCTGTCGAAAGAAGAAGGCGGCCGTCACACTCCGTTCTTCAAAGGCTACCGTCCTCAGTTCTACTTCCGTACCACTGACGTGACCGGTAACTGCGAACTGCCGGAAGGCGTTGAAATGGTAATGCCAGGTGACAACATTCAGATGACTGTTACCCTGATCAAGACCATCGCAATGGAAGACGGTCTGCGTTTCGCTATCCGTGAAGGCGGTCGTACCGTCGGCGCTGGCGTCGTAGCCAAGATCATCGAGTAA